Proteins co-encoded in one Carassius carassius unplaced genomic scaffold, fCarCar2.1 SCAFFOLD_70, whole genome shotgun sequence genomic window:
- the LOC132139430 gene encoding transmembrane emp24 domain-containing protein 7-like isoform X2 translates to MSPVNQLPVRFRAVSSGRSVELQEMMLFWFLLLCVQLMLGWIRASELTFELPDNAKQCFYEDITIGTKCTLEFQVVTGGHYDVDCRLEDPDGTVLYKEMKKQYDSFTFTASRNGTFKFCFSNEFSTFTHKTVYFDFQVGDDPPLFPNENRVTALTQMESACVSIHEALKSVIDYQTHFRLREAQGRSRAEDLNTRVAFWSIGEAFILLVVSISQVVLLRSFFSDKKTTTTRVGS, encoded by the exons ATGTCACCCGTCAATCAACTTCCGGTTCGGTTTCGAG ctGTGTCCAGTGGTCGTTCAGTGGAGCTGCAGGAGATGATGTTGTTCTGGTTTCTGCTGCTGTGTGTGCAGCTGATGTTGGGATGGATCCGTGCGTCTGAACTCACCTTCGAGCTGCCAGACAACGCCAAGCAGTGCTTCTATGAGGACATCACCATCGGCACCAAGTGCACACTGGAGTTCCAG gTGGTCACTGGGGGTCACTATGATGTGGACTGTCGTCTGGAGGATCCGGACGGGACGGTCCTCTATAAAGAGATGAAGAAGCAGTACGACAGCTTCACCTTCACCGCCTCCAGAAACGGCACGTTCAAGTTCTGCTTCAGCAACGAGTTCTCCACCTTCACACACAAGACCGTGTACTTCGACTTTCAAGTCGGCGACGACCCTCCGCTTTTCCCCAACGAGAACCGAGTGACAGCTTTAACACAG ATGGAGTCTGCCTGCGTGTCCATTCACGAGGCGCTGAAATCTGTGATCGACTATCAGACACACTTCCGTCTGCGAGAGGCTCAGGGCCGCAGTCGAGCCGAGGATCTGAACACCAGAGTGGCCTTCTGGTCCATCGGAGAGGCCTTCATCCTCCTGGTGGTCAGCATCAGTCAGGTGGTTCTTCTCAGGAGCTTCTTCTCAGACAAGAAAACCACTACAACACGCGTGGGGTCCTAA
- the LOC132139430 gene encoding transmembrane emp24 domain-containing protein 7-like isoform X1: protein MSPVNQLPVRFRVFKCLSLAAAVSSGRSVELQEMMLFWFLLLCVQLMLGWIRASELTFELPDNAKQCFYEDITIGTKCTLEFQVVTGGHYDVDCRLEDPDGTVLYKEMKKQYDSFTFTASRNGTFKFCFSNEFSTFTHKTVYFDFQVGDDPPLFPNENRVTALTQMESACVSIHEALKSVIDYQTHFRLREAQGRSRAEDLNTRVAFWSIGEAFILLVVSISQVVLLRSFFSDKKTTTTRVGS from the exons ATGTCACCCGTCAATCAACTTCCGGTTCGGTTTCGAG tgtttaagtgtctctctctcgctgcagctGTGTCCAGTGGTCGTTCAGTGGAGCTGCAGGAGATGATGTTGTTCTGGTTTCTGCTGCTGTGTGTGCAGCTGATGTTGGGATGGATCCGTGCGTCTGAACTCACCTTCGAGCTGCCAGACAACGCCAAGCAGTGCTTCTATGAGGACATCACCATCGGCACCAAGTGCACACTGGAGTTCCAG gTGGTCACTGGGGGTCACTATGATGTGGACTGTCGTCTGGAGGATCCGGACGGGACGGTCCTCTATAAAGAGATGAAGAAGCAGTACGACAGCTTCACCTTCACCGCCTCCAGAAACGGCACGTTCAAGTTCTGCTTCAGCAACGAGTTCTCCACCTTCACACACAAGACCGTGTACTTCGACTTTCAAGTCGGCGACGACCCTCCGCTTTTCCCCAACGAGAACCGAGTGACAGCTTTAACACAG ATGGAGTCTGCCTGCGTGTCCATTCACGAGGCGCTGAAATCTGTGATCGACTATCAGACACACTTCCGTCTGCGAGAGGCTCAGGGCCGCAGTCGAGCCGAGGATCTGAACACCAGAGTGGCCTTCTGGTCCATCGGAGAGGCCTTCATCCTCCTGGTGGTCAGCATCAGTCAGGTGGTTCTTCTCAGGAGCTTCTTCTCAGACAAGAAAACCACTACAACACGCGTGGGGTCCTAA